In Vitis vinifera cultivar Pinot Noir 40024 chromosome 17, ASM3070453v1, one genomic interval encodes:
- the LOC100262049 gene encoding tryptophan aminotransferase-related protein 2, which translates to MKHIEGYLRVSLFLSEMGKLSGVFSLRHFLVLSLALNVALISRVVYEGENWREEQIRALMADASEKSAHVSMSSPPPPSPSTPSSMAVTSTEIKDDGERVINLDHGDPTMYERFWQQMGDITTIVISGWQSMSYFSDVKNLCWFLEPEFAKQIIRLHKIVGNAVTDNYYIVVGTGSTQLFQAALYALSPPNASEPMSVVSAAPFYSSYPSVTDFLKSGLYKWAGDANNFNKDGPYIELVTSPNNPDGSIRQPVVNRSGENLVHDFAYYWPQYTPISSPADHDLMLFTVSKATGHAGMRLGWALVKDKEVAKKMTSFIELNTIGVSKDSQQRAAKILQVISDSYEPVGNPKQSGPFFHFSHSMMEERWKALRSAVKQSGLFSLPEFPSSFCNFLGQAFGSQPAFAWLKCEGGIEDCGNFLKRHKILTRNGKHFGASPEYVRVSMLDRDESFNLFTKRLSSLHLSQSKDHEKESP; encoded by the exons ATGAAGCATATTGAAGGATATTTGA GGGTCTCTCTGTTTCTCTCAGAGATGGGTAAGCTTTCCGGCGTCTTCTCCTTGAGGCATTTCCTGGTGCTCTCACTCGCCTTGAATGTGGCCTTGATTTCTAGAGTCGTATATGAGGGTGAGAATTGGAGGGAAGAACAGATCAGAGCGTTAATGGCGGATGCCTCAGAAAAATCAGCGCATGTTAGCATGAGCAGCCCCCCTCCGCCGTCACCATCAACGCCATCGTCTATGGCCGTCACCAGCACAGAGATTAAAGATGACGGCGAAAGAGTGATCAATCTCGACCA TGGGGATCCGACAATGTATGAGAGGTTTTGGCAACAAATGGGGGACATAACAACCATTGTGATCTCTGGGTGGCAGTCCATGAGTTATTTTTCAGATGTGAAGAACCTATGCTGGTTTTTGGAGCCTGAGTTTGCCAAGCAGATCATTAGATTACACAAAATTGTGGGAAATGCAGTCACTGACAACTATTACATCGTGGTCGGAACAGGTTCCACACAGCTCTTTCAGGCTGCATTATATGCTCTCTCTCCACCCAATGCATCTGAGCCCATGAGCGTGGTATCTGCAGCCCCATTTTACTCG TCCTACCCATCTGTGACGGATTTTCTCAAGTCAGGGCTCTATAAATGGGCTGGTGATGCCAACAATTTCAACAAAGATGGTCCATACATTGAGCTTGTTACTTCCCCTAATAATCCTGATGGATCAATAAGGCAACCTGTTGTCAACCGAAGTGGGGAGAATTTGGTTCATGATTTTGCTTACTACTGGCCACAGTACACTCCAATTTCTTCTCCTGCAGACCATGATCTCATGTTGTTCACTGTCTCAAAAGCCACTGGCCATGCTGGGATGCGCCTTGG TTGGGCTCTTGTGAAGGATAAAGAGGTTGCAAAGAAGATGACTAGCTTCATAGAGCTGAACACGATTGGTGTATCAAAAGACTCGCAGCAGCGAGCTGCCAAAATTCTGCAAGTTATTTCTGATAGCTATGAACCTGTTGGCAACCCAAAACAAAGTGGACCTTTCTTTCACTTTAGCCATAGCATGATGGAAGAGAGGTGGAAAGCGCTGAGGTCAGCAGTAAAACAGAGTGGGCTCTTCAGTCTCCCTGAGTTTCCTTCCAGCTTCTGCAACTTCTTGGGTCAAGCTTTTGGATCACAGCCTG CTTTTGCATGGCTAAAGTGTGAAGGAGGCATTGAGGACTGCGGAAATTTCCTCAAGAGGCATAAGATTTTGACCCGGAACGGGAAGCATTTTGGGGCTAGCCCAGAGTATGTTCGGGTGAGCATGCTGGACAGGGATGAGTCCTTTAATCTCTTTACCAAGAGATTGTCCAGTCTCCATCTCAGCCAGTCCAAAGATCATGAGAAAGAAAGTCCCTGA
- the LOC104882387 gene encoding homeobox-leucine zipper protein ANTHOCYANINLESS 2-like — protein sequence MEDQHERVPVDGRVLVEEKVLVEQLVPVKRVHVEERFHLEERVPVEGRILVEENFDPSVMGRTNENGYESMFGSGNLDGGLEDKQETLVLERPAKKLKYHRHTQEQINELETCFKKWPHPNDKQRLDLSRKLSLEPRQVNFWFQNR from the coding sequence ATGGAGGATCAACATGAAAGGGTTCCAGTGGATGGAAGAGTTTTAGTGGAGGAAAAGGTTCTAGTGGAGCAACTAGTTCCAGTCAAAAGGGTTCATGTGGAGGAAAGATTTCATTTAGAAGAAAGGGTTCCGGTGGAAGGAAGGATTCTAGTGGAAGAAAATTTCGATCCAAGTGTTATGGGGAGGACCAATGAAAATGGGTATGAGAGCATGTTTGGAAGTGGGAACTTAGATGGTGGATTGGAGGATAAGCAAGAAACCTTGGTACTTGAGAGGCCGGCCAAGAAACTGAAGTACCATCGACATACTCAAGAGCAAATTAATGAGCTTGAAACTTGCTTCAAGAAATGGCCTCACCCTAACGATAAACAAAGGTTGGACCTCAGTAGGAAGCTCAGCTTGGAGCCAAGACAAGTGAACTTCTGGTTTCAGAATCGGTGA